In Nicotiana tabacum cultivar K326 chromosome 19, ASM71507v2, whole genome shotgun sequence, one DNA window encodes the following:
- the LOC107819579 gene encoding uncharacterized protein LOC107819579 isoform X3: MKAMETLQDLIEEVKIRTVWWGLCIFAVCYFLTHTSTSMWMNLPIAVLLVFGLRILFNEVDFRWKVRNVRPPTYLAHLEKKQLSVNDSRLSTSPPTLKWKRKIGSPLVEAAAEEFIDKVLHDFVIDLWYSDITPDREAPELIHEIIMDVLGEISGRVKGINLVELLTRDVVDLIGDHLDLFRRNQTAIGVDVMGTLSSEERDERLKHHLLVSKELHPALISAESEYKVLQRLIGGILAVVLRPREAQSPLVRCIARELLTSLVVQPLLNLASPGYINELIEYIFLAYNDEGCKQSGDGKSTKAESHNRNQGASSDTVKCSETDYKQKEPTKNQGTDASICQYDHRREQSSANAGSSISSSIQDEANHPRPADWARVLEAATQRRTEVLMPENLENMWAIGRNYKKKIQKYSASGGIQAPGVKVAVSSGKDAGKELPTQKSEVVMKMEDKQHDPNQPHNQRSHALHLSQELKKEVPSKGGISYDVDNASAIVAYETKTRLKRSNSTSDLVIQSNTEDLLMSKGGGSIISEFYSAEYRRNNAVPSTMSASDMVIRGEGHHRPKLKCRVLGAYFEKLGSKSFAVYSIAVTDANNNTWFVKRRYRNFERLHRHLKDIPNYTLHLPPKRIFSSSTEDAFVHHRCIQLDKYLQDLLSIANVAEQHEVWDFLSASSKNYSFGKSSSVMRTLAVNVDDAVDDIVRQFKGVSDGLMRKVVGSPSSSSYEPTTSTSDRNLSWNVEEMNKLALTQSTSESLNSFSDNDDGDKDGSHGQEEVGPSSEANGWHSDNELNSKGLPPRVVKCDEELRSSAADSKYGSGGFPDTSLAVVPSQQEDPAGVPPEWTPPNLSVPILNLVDKIFQLNRRGWLRRQVFWISKEIMQLMMEDAIDDWLLRQIHWLRREDVIAQGIGWIKDLSDGKRTAFGNQCRERIVTLCCNIKC, from the exons ATGAAGGCCATGGAGACCTTGCAAGATCTGATTGAAGAAGTAAAAATTCGAACGGTTTGGTGGGGTTTGTGTATATTTGCTGTCTGTTACTTTTTAACAC ACACCAGTACATCGATGTGGATGAATCTACCTATAGCTGTACTGTTGGTTTTTGGATTACGGATATTGTTTAATGAAGTGGACTTCCGTTGGAAAGTTCGGAATGTGCGACCACCAACATACTTGGCACACTTAGAAAAGAAGCAGCTATCTGTGAATGATAGTCGACTTTCTACCTCACCACCCACACTGAAATGGAAGAGGAAAATTGGTTCTCCACTTGTAGAGGCAGCAGCAGAGGAGTTCATTGACAAGGTTTTGCATGATTTTGTGATTGATTTGTGGTACTCGGATATTACACCTGACAGGGAGGCACCAGAGCTGATACATGAAATAATCATGGATGTCCTTGGTGAAATATCTGGAAGAGTGAAAGGAATTAACCTTGTAGAACTGTTGACAAG GGATGTGGTGGACCTGATAGGAGATCACCTAGACCTTTTCCGCAGGAACCAAACAGCTATTGGCGTGGATGTCATGGGTACATTGTCTTCGGAAGAAAGGGATGAAAGGTTGAAGCACCATCTGTTGGTCTCTAAAGAACTTCACCCTGCTTTGATATCAGCTGAGAGTGAGTACAAG GTACTTCAACGGCTCATTGGTGGAATATTAGCTGTTGTGCTAAGACCCAGGGAAGCACAAAGCCCCTTAGTTCGATGTATTGCCAGAGAACTATTAACTTCTTTAGTGGTACAGCCTCTTCTGAATCTTGCAAGCCCCGG GTATATTAATGAATTGATTGAATACATTTTCCTTGCATATAATGATGAGGGGTGTAAGCAGTCCGGCGATGGTAAATCGACTAAAGCAGAAAGCCACAATCGCAATCAGGGTGCTTCCTCAGACACTGTAAAATGTTCAGAAACTGATTATAAACAGAAAGAACCTACCAAGAATCAAGGGACTGATGCCTCGATCTGCCAATATGACCATCGAAGAGAGCAATCATCAGCTAATGCAGGAAGTTCAATTTCTAGTTCGATTCAAGATGAGGCTAATCATCCAAGGCCTGCTGACTGGGCTCGTGTCCTTGAAGCAGCTACCCAGAGAAGAACAGAAGTTCTGATGCCTGAAAATCTTGAAAACATGTGGGCAATCGGCAGAAATTATaagaaaaaaatccaaaagtaTTCTGCCTCGGGAGGAATTCAGGCTCCTGGAGTAAAGGTTGCAGTAAGCAGTGGAAAAGATGCGGGAAAAGAATTACCAACTCAGAAGTCTGAAGTAGTCATGAAAATGGAAGATAAACAACACGATCCAAATCAACCACATAATCAGAGAAGTCATGCCCTGCATTTGTCTCAAGAGCTGAAAAAGGAAGTGCCATCCAAGGGAGGAATTTCCTATGATGTTGACAATGCTTCTGCCATTGTTGCATATGAGACTAAGACTAGGCTGAAGAGATCAAATAGTACATCTGATTTAGTTATCCAATCAAATACTGAAGATTTGCTTATGAGCAAAGGTGGTGGATCCATTATATCAGAATTCTATAGTGCAGAATATAGGAGAAACAATGCAGTACCCAGCACTATGAGTGCTTCAGACATGGTGATTCGTGGTGAGGGACATCATCGTCCAAAGCTGAAGTGCAGG GTTTTGGGTGCATATTTTGAGAAGCTGGGCTCAAAATCTTTTGCTGTATATTCCATTGCAGTTACTGATGCCAATAATAACACTTGGTTCGTAAAGAGAAG ATATAGGAACTTCGAGAGATTGCATAGACACCTGAAGGATATTCCTAATTACACGTTACATTTGCCTCCTAAGAGGATATTTTCATCGAGTACAGAAGATGCATTCGTTCATCATCGTTGCATTCAGCTTGACAAATATCTGCAA GATCTCTTGTCAATTGCCAATGTGGCTGAGCAACATGAAGTGTGGGATTTTCTCAGTGCCTCTTCCAAG AACTACTCCTTTGGAAAATCTTCTTCAGTGATGAGAACACTGGCAG TTAACGTGGATGATGCTGTGGATGATATTGTGCGTCAATTTAAAGGCGTTTCTGATGGTTTGATGCGTAAAGTTGTTGgctctccttcatcttcttcttatGAACCTACTACCTCTACTTCAGACAGAAATTTGTCCTGGAATGTGGAGGAAATGAATAAACTGGCTTTAACCCAAAGTACCTCCGAGTCACTTAATAGCTTTTCTGACAATGATGATGGTGATAAAGATGGAAGCCACGGGCAGGAGGAAGTAGGACCTAGTTCAGAAGCTAATGGGTGGCATTCGGACAATGAGTTGAATTCAAAAGGATTACCCCCTCGGGTGGTTAAATGTGACGAAGAGCTGAGAAGCTCAGCGGCTGACTCGAAGTACGGTTCTGGAGGATTTCCAGACACAAGCTTGGCAGTAGTTCCCAGTCAACAAGAGGATCCAGCTGGAGTGCCACCAGAG tgGACACCGCCCAATTTAAGTGTACCTATCTTGAATTTAGTGGACAAGATTTTTCAGCTGAATAGAAGAGGCTGGCTAAG AAGACAAGTATTTTGGATATCAAAGGAAATAATGCAGTTAATGATGGAGGATGCTATTGATGATTGGCTGTTAAGGCAAATCCATTGGCTACGGAGAGAGGATGTTATTGCTCAGGGAATCGGATGGATTAAAGAT CTATCTGATGGAAAGAGAACAGCATTTGGAAATCAATGTCGGGAAAGAATTGTTACTTTGTGCTGCAACATAAAATGTTGA
- the LOC107819579 gene encoding uncharacterized protein LOC107819579 isoform X2, producing MKAMETLQDLIEEVKIRTVWWGLCIFAVCYFLTHTSTSMWMNLPIAVLLVFGLRILFNEVDFRWKVRNVRPPTYLAHLEKKQLSVNDSRLSTSPPTLKWKRKIGSPLVEAAAEEFIDKVLHDFVIDLWYSDITPDREAPELIHEIIMDVLGEISGRVKGINLVELLTRDVVDLIGDHLDLFRRNQTAIGVDVMGTLSSEERDERLKHHLLVSKELHPALISAESEYKVLQRLIGGILAVVLRPREAQSPLVRCIARELLTSLVVQPLLNLASPGYINELIEYIFLAYNDEGCKQSGDGKSTKAESHNRNQGASSDTVKCSETDYKQKEPTKNQGTDASICQYDHRREQSSANAGSSISSSIQDEANHPRPADWARVLEAATQRRTEVLMPENLENMWAIGRNYKKKIQKYSASGGIQAPGVKVAVSSGKDAGKELPTQKSEVVMKMEDKQHDPNQPHNQRSHALHLSQELKKEVPSKGGISYDVDNASAIVAYETKTRLKRSNSTSDLVIQSNTEDLLMSKGGGSIISEFYSAEYRRNNAVPSTMSASDMVIRGEGHHRPKLKCRVLGAYFEKLGSKSFAVYSIAVTDANNNTWFVKRRYRNFERLHRHLKDIPNYTLHLPPKRIFSSSTEDAFVHHRCIQLDKYLQDLLSIANVAEQHEVWDFLSASSKNYSFGKSSSVMRTLAVNVDDAVDDIVRQFKGVSDGLMRKVVGSPSSSSYEPTTSTSDRNLSWNVEEMNKLALTQSTSESLNSFSDNDDGDKDGSHGQEEVGPSSEANGWHSDNELNSKGLPPRVVKCDEELRSSAADSKYGSGGFPDTSLAVVPSQQEDPAGVPPEWTPPNLSVPILNLVDKIFQLNRRGWLRQVFWISKEIMQLMMEDAIDDWLLRQIHWLRREDVIAQGIGWIKDVLWPNGIFFIKLRNPVEINNREPDQGTTRQPVGSKVSKAGSFEEQLEATRRASDVKKMLYDGAPATLVSLIGHKQYRRCARDLYYFLQSTICLKQLTYGVLELVLISVFPELRDVVKDIHEKAQAQPV from the exons ATGAAGGCCATGGAGACCTTGCAAGATCTGATTGAAGAAGTAAAAATTCGAACGGTTTGGTGGGGTTTGTGTATATTTGCTGTCTGTTACTTTTTAACAC ACACCAGTACATCGATGTGGATGAATCTACCTATAGCTGTACTGTTGGTTTTTGGATTACGGATATTGTTTAATGAAGTGGACTTCCGTTGGAAAGTTCGGAATGTGCGACCACCAACATACTTGGCACACTTAGAAAAGAAGCAGCTATCTGTGAATGATAGTCGACTTTCTACCTCACCACCCACACTGAAATGGAAGAGGAAAATTGGTTCTCCACTTGTAGAGGCAGCAGCAGAGGAGTTCATTGACAAGGTTTTGCATGATTTTGTGATTGATTTGTGGTACTCGGATATTACACCTGACAGGGAGGCACCAGAGCTGATACATGAAATAATCATGGATGTCCTTGGTGAAATATCTGGAAGAGTGAAAGGAATTAACCTTGTAGAACTGTTGACAAG GGATGTGGTGGACCTGATAGGAGATCACCTAGACCTTTTCCGCAGGAACCAAACAGCTATTGGCGTGGATGTCATGGGTACATTGTCTTCGGAAGAAAGGGATGAAAGGTTGAAGCACCATCTGTTGGTCTCTAAAGAACTTCACCCTGCTTTGATATCAGCTGAGAGTGAGTACAAG GTACTTCAACGGCTCATTGGTGGAATATTAGCTGTTGTGCTAAGACCCAGGGAAGCACAAAGCCCCTTAGTTCGATGTATTGCCAGAGAACTATTAACTTCTTTAGTGGTACAGCCTCTTCTGAATCTTGCAAGCCCCGG GTATATTAATGAATTGATTGAATACATTTTCCTTGCATATAATGATGAGGGGTGTAAGCAGTCCGGCGATGGTAAATCGACTAAAGCAGAAAGCCACAATCGCAATCAGGGTGCTTCCTCAGACACTGTAAAATGTTCAGAAACTGATTATAAACAGAAAGAACCTACCAAGAATCAAGGGACTGATGCCTCGATCTGCCAATATGACCATCGAAGAGAGCAATCATCAGCTAATGCAGGAAGTTCAATTTCTAGTTCGATTCAAGATGAGGCTAATCATCCAAGGCCTGCTGACTGGGCTCGTGTCCTTGAAGCAGCTACCCAGAGAAGAACAGAAGTTCTGATGCCTGAAAATCTTGAAAACATGTGGGCAATCGGCAGAAATTATaagaaaaaaatccaaaagtaTTCTGCCTCGGGAGGAATTCAGGCTCCTGGAGTAAAGGTTGCAGTAAGCAGTGGAAAAGATGCGGGAAAAGAATTACCAACTCAGAAGTCTGAAGTAGTCATGAAAATGGAAGATAAACAACACGATCCAAATCAACCACATAATCAGAGAAGTCATGCCCTGCATTTGTCTCAAGAGCTGAAAAAGGAAGTGCCATCCAAGGGAGGAATTTCCTATGATGTTGACAATGCTTCTGCCATTGTTGCATATGAGACTAAGACTAGGCTGAAGAGATCAAATAGTACATCTGATTTAGTTATCCAATCAAATACTGAAGATTTGCTTATGAGCAAAGGTGGTGGATCCATTATATCAGAATTCTATAGTGCAGAATATAGGAGAAACAATGCAGTACCCAGCACTATGAGTGCTTCAGACATGGTGATTCGTGGTGAGGGACATCATCGTCCAAAGCTGAAGTGCAGG GTTTTGGGTGCATATTTTGAGAAGCTGGGCTCAAAATCTTTTGCTGTATATTCCATTGCAGTTACTGATGCCAATAATAACACTTGGTTCGTAAAGAGAAG ATATAGGAACTTCGAGAGATTGCATAGACACCTGAAGGATATTCCTAATTACACGTTACATTTGCCTCCTAAGAGGATATTTTCATCGAGTACAGAAGATGCATTCGTTCATCATCGTTGCATTCAGCTTGACAAATATCTGCAA GATCTCTTGTCAATTGCCAATGTGGCTGAGCAACATGAAGTGTGGGATTTTCTCAGTGCCTCTTCCAAG AACTACTCCTTTGGAAAATCTTCTTCAGTGATGAGAACACTGGCAG TTAACGTGGATGATGCTGTGGATGATATTGTGCGTCAATTTAAAGGCGTTTCTGATGGTTTGATGCGTAAAGTTGTTGgctctccttcatcttcttcttatGAACCTACTACCTCTACTTCAGACAGAAATTTGTCCTGGAATGTGGAGGAAATGAATAAACTGGCTTTAACCCAAAGTACCTCCGAGTCACTTAATAGCTTTTCTGACAATGATGATGGTGATAAAGATGGAAGCCACGGGCAGGAGGAAGTAGGACCTAGTTCAGAAGCTAATGGGTGGCATTCGGACAATGAGTTGAATTCAAAAGGATTACCCCCTCGGGTGGTTAAATGTGACGAAGAGCTGAGAAGCTCAGCGGCTGACTCGAAGTACGGTTCTGGAGGATTTCCAGACACAAGCTTGGCAGTAGTTCCCAGTCAACAAGAGGATCCAGCTGGAGTGCCACCAGAG tgGACACCGCCCAATTTAAGTGTACCTATCTTGAATTTAGTGGACAAGATTTTTCAGCTGAATAGAAGAGGCTGGCTAAG ACAAGTATTTTGGATATCAAAGGAAATAATGCAGTTAATGATGGAGGATGCTATTGATGATTGGCTGTTAAGGCAAATCCATTGGCTACGGAGAGAGGATGTTATTGCTCAGGGAATCGGATGGATTAAAGAT GTTCTCTGGCCGAATggcattttctttataaaattaAGAAATCCAGTTGAAATCAACAATCGCGAACCAGATCAAGGAACCACGAGACAACCTGTAGGAAGTAAGGTCTCTAAGGCAGGATCTTTTGAGGAACAGCTTGAGGCTACTCGTAGAGCAAGTGATGTGAAAAAGATGCTCTATG ATGGTGCTCCCGCCACATTGGTCAGCTTAATTGGGCACAAGCAGTACAGACGTTGTGCTAGAGATTTGTATTATTTCCTTCAG TCTACCATCTGTTTAAAGCAGCTTACATATGGTGTCCTTGAACTTGTACTAATATCAGTCTTCCCTGAGCTGAGGGATGTTGTGAAGGATATCCATGAAAAGGCACAAGCTCAACCTGTGTAG
- the LOC107819588 gene encoding B3 domain-containing protein REM16-like yields MTENALKKIDRRAVFFKIFNPTVKSELRIPAHFLRHISEDSPDKATLKCLSGGTWNVKLHIDENGLLINQGWEKFHKDNHIEGGEFLLFRYDGALQFTIRIFSKNGMEREVKSINMDKNQKASIFDMDKNQKMPPKYPYNSKFPKQTHVDVENGTEHETPRKKVALEKTEVLLTPDIPQFVKCLKGYNVNKSCFIYVPKPLCEQLSESANKTTVVLSNSEGKQWKVNCILQKGYHAFCGGWKQFVKDNKLKEGDVCVFQLVNTNELKVSVFDDPPESLLKLAA; encoded by the exons ATGACAGAAAACGCCTTAAAGAAGATAGATAGAAGAGCAGTCTTCTTCAAGATTTTTAATCCTACAGTCAAGAGTGAACTG AGAATACCAGCCCATTTTCTAAGGCATATTTCAGAAGATTCACCTGATAAAGCAACTCTGAAATGTCTTTCTGGAGGCACTTGGAATGTAAAATTACACATTGATGAAAATGGGTTGCTTATAAACCAAGGTTGGGAGAAATTCCACAAAGATAACCATATAGAAGGTGGGGAGTTTCTCTTGTTTAGGTACGACGGGGCTCTACAATTTACAATAAGAATTTTCAGCAAAAATGGAATGGAGAGAGAAGTGAAGTCAATAAACATGGACAAAAATCAAAAAGCTTCAATATTTGATATGGACAAGAACCAGAAAATGCCACCAAAATACCCTTACAATTCCAAATTCCCTAAACAGACTCATGTGGACGTTGAAAATGGCACAG AACATGAAACTCCAAGAAAAAAAGTTGCACTTGAGAAAACTGAGGTCCTTCTAACTCCAGATATTCCTCAATTTGTGAAATGTTTGAAAGGCTACAATGTGAACAAGTCCTGTTTCATA TATGTTCCAAAGCCTTTGTGTgaacaactttcagaatcagccAATAAGACAACAGTTGTACTCAGTAATTCAGAAGGAAAACAATGGAAAGTGAATTGTATATTACAAAAAGGATACCATGCTTTTTGTGGAGGGTGGAAACAGTTTGTGAAAGATAACAAACTTAAAGAAGGAGATGTCTGTGTTTTTCAGCTTGTCAATACAAATGAACTGAAGGTCTCCGTTTTCGACGATCCTCCTGAATCTCTACTGAAACTTGCTGCATAA
- the LOC107819579 gene encoding uncharacterized protein LOC107819579 isoform X1, whose product MKAMETLQDLIEEVKIRTVWWGLCIFAVCYFLTHTSTSMWMNLPIAVLLVFGLRILFNEVDFRWKVRNVRPPTYLAHLEKKQLSVNDSRLSTSPPTLKWKRKIGSPLVEAAAEEFIDKVLHDFVIDLWYSDITPDREAPELIHEIIMDVLGEISGRVKGINLVELLTRDVVDLIGDHLDLFRRNQTAIGVDVMGTLSSEERDERLKHHLLVSKELHPALISAESEYKVLQRLIGGILAVVLRPREAQSPLVRCIARELLTSLVVQPLLNLASPGYINELIEYIFLAYNDEGCKQSGDGKSTKAESHNRNQGASSDTVKCSETDYKQKEPTKNQGTDASICQYDHRREQSSANAGSSISSSIQDEANHPRPADWARVLEAATQRRTEVLMPENLENMWAIGRNYKKKIQKYSASGGIQAPGVKVAVSSGKDAGKELPTQKSEVVMKMEDKQHDPNQPHNQRSHALHLSQELKKEVPSKGGISYDVDNASAIVAYETKTRLKRSNSTSDLVIQSNTEDLLMSKGGGSIISEFYSAEYRRNNAVPSTMSASDMVIRGEGHHRPKLKCRVLGAYFEKLGSKSFAVYSIAVTDANNNTWFVKRRYRNFERLHRHLKDIPNYTLHLPPKRIFSSSTEDAFVHHRCIQLDKYLQDLLSIANVAEQHEVWDFLSASSKNYSFGKSSSVMRTLAVNVDDAVDDIVRQFKGVSDGLMRKVVGSPSSSSYEPTTSTSDRNLSWNVEEMNKLALTQSTSESLNSFSDNDDGDKDGSHGQEEVGPSSEANGWHSDNELNSKGLPPRVVKCDEELRSSAADSKYGSGGFPDTSLAVVPSQQEDPAGVPPEWTPPNLSVPILNLVDKIFQLNRRGWLRRQVFWISKEIMQLMMEDAIDDWLLRQIHWLRREDVIAQGIGWIKDVLWPNGIFFIKLRNPVEINNREPDQGTTRQPVGSKVSKAGSFEEQLEATRRASDVKKMLYDGAPATLVSLIGHKQYRRCARDLYYFLQSTICLKQLTYGVLELVLISVFPELRDVVKDIHEKAQAQPV is encoded by the exons ATGAAGGCCATGGAGACCTTGCAAGATCTGATTGAAGAAGTAAAAATTCGAACGGTTTGGTGGGGTTTGTGTATATTTGCTGTCTGTTACTTTTTAACAC ACACCAGTACATCGATGTGGATGAATCTACCTATAGCTGTACTGTTGGTTTTTGGATTACGGATATTGTTTAATGAAGTGGACTTCCGTTGGAAAGTTCGGAATGTGCGACCACCAACATACTTGGCACACTTAGAAAAGAAGCAGCTATCTGTGAATGATAGTCGACTTTCTACCTCACCACCCACACTGAAATGGAAGAGGAAAATTGGTTCTCCACTTGTAGAGGCAGCAGCAGAGGAGTTCATTGACAAGGTTTTGCATGATTTTGTGATTGATTTGTGGTACTCGGATATTACACCTGACAGGGAGGCACCAGAGCTGATACATGAAATAATCATGGATGTCCTTGGTGAAATATCTGGAAGAGTGAAAGGAATTAACCTTGTAGAACTGTTGACAAG GGATGTGGTGGACCTGATAGGAGATCACCTAGACCTTTTCCGCAGGAACCAAACAGCTATTGGCGTGGATGTCATGGGTACATTGTCTTCGGAAGAAAGGGATGAAAGGTTGAAGCACCATCTGTTGGTCTCTAAAGAACTTCACCCTGCTTTGATATCAGCTGAGAGTGAGTACAAG GTACTTCAACGGCTCATTGGTGGAATATTAGCTGTTGTGCTAAGACCCAGGGAAGCACAAAGCCCCTTAGTTCGATGTATTGCCAGAGAACTATTAACTTCTTTAGTGGTACAGCCTCTTCTGAATCTTGCAAGCCCCGG GTATATTAATGAATTGATTGAATACATTTTCCTTGCATATAATGATGAGGGGTGTAAGCAGTCCGGCGATGGTAAATCGACTAAAGCAGAAAGCCACAATCGCAATCAGGGTGCTTCCTCAGACACTGTAAAATGTTCAGAAACTGATTATAAACAGAAAGAACCTACCAAGAATCAAGGGACTGATGCCTCGATCTGCCAATATGACCATCGAAGAGAGCAATCATCAGCTAATGCAGGAAGTTCAATTTCTAGTTCGATTCAAGATGAGGCTAATCATCCAAGGCCTGCTGACTGGGCTCGTGTCCTTGAAGCAGCTACCCAGAGAAGAACAGAAGTTCTGATGCCTGAAAATCTTGAAAACATGTGGGCAATCGGCAGAAATTATaagaaaaaaatccaaaagtaTTCTGCCTCGGGAGGAATTCAGGCTCCTGGAGTAAAGGTTGCAGTAAGCAGTGGAAAAGATGCGGGAAAAGAATTACCAACTCAGAAGTCTGAAGTAGTCATGAAAATGGAAGATAAACAACACGATCCAAATCAACCACATAATCAGAGAAGTCATGCCCTGCATTTGTCTCAAGAGCTGAAAAAGGAAGTGCCATCCAAGGGAGGAATTTCCTATGATGTTGACAATGCTTCTGCCATTGTTGCATATGAGACTAAGACTAGGCTGAAGAGATCAAATAGTACATCTGATTTAGTTATCCAATCAAATACTGAAGATTTGCTTATGAGCAAAGGTGGTGGATCCATTATATCAGAATTCTATAGTGCAGAATATAGGAGAAACAATGCAGTACCCAGCACTATGAGTGCTTCAGACATGGTGATTCGTGGTGAGGGACATCATCGTCCAAAGCTGAAGTGCAGG GTTTTGGGTGCATATTTTGAGAAGCTGGGCTCAAAATCTTTTGCTGTATATTCCATTGCAGTTACTGATGCCAATAATAACACTTGGTTCGTAAAGAGAAG ATATAGGAACTTCGAGAGATTGCATAGACACCTGAAGGATATTCCTAATTACACGTTACATTTGCCTCCTAAGAGGATATTTTCATCGAGTACAGAAGATGCATTCGTTCATCATCGTTGCATTCAGCTTGACAAATATCTGCAA GATCTCTTGTCAATTGCCAATGTGGCTGAGCAACATGAAGTGTGGGATTTTCTCAGTGCCTCTTCCAAG AACTACTCCTTTGGAAAATCTTCTTCAGTGATGAGAACACTGGCAG TTAACGTGGATGATGCTGTGGATGATATTGTGCGTCAATTTAAAGGCGTTTCTGATGGTTTGATGCGTAAAGTTGTTGgctctccttcatcttcttcttatGAACCTACTACCTCTACTTCAGACAGAAATTTGTCCTGGAATGTGGAGGAAATGAATAAACTGGCTTTAACCCAAAGTACCTCCGAGTCACTTAATAGCTTTTCTGACAATGATGATGGTGATAAAGATGGAAGCCACGGGCAGGAGGAAGTAGGACCTAGTTCAGAAGCTAATGGGTGGCATTCGGACAATGAGTTGAATTCAAAAGGATTACCCCCTCGGGTGGTTAAATGTGACGAAGAGCTGAGAAGCTCAGCGGCTGACTCGAAGTACGGTTCTGGAGGATTTCCAGACACAAGCTTGGCAGTAGTTCCCAGTCAACAAGAGGATCCAGCTGGAGTGCCACCAGAG tgGACACCGCCCAATTTAAGTGTACCTATCTTGAATTTAGTGGACAAGATTTTTCAGCTGAATAGAAGAGGCTGGCTAAG AAGACAAGTATTTTGGATATCAAAGGAAATAATGCAGTTAATGATGGAGGATGCTATTGATGATTGGCTGTTAAGGCAAATCCATTGGCTACGGAGAGAGGATGTTATTGCTCAGGGAATCGGATGGATTAAAGAT GTTCTCTGGCCGAATggcattttctttataaaattaAGAAATCCAGTTGAAATCAACAATCGCGAACCAGATCAAGGAACCACGAGACAACCTGTAGGAAGTAAGGTCTCTAAGGCAGGATCTTTTGAGGAACAGCTTGAGGCTACTCGTAGAGCAAGTGATGTGAAAAAGATGCTCTATG ATGGTGCTCCCGCCACATTGGTCAGCTTAATTGGGCACAAGCAGTACAGACGTTGTGCTAGAGATTTGTATTATTTCCTTCAG TCTACCATCTGTTTAAAGCAGCTTACATATGGTGTCCTTGAACTTGTACTAATATCAGTCTTCCCTGAGCTGAGGGATGTTGTGAAGGATATCCATGAAAAGGCACAAGCTCAACCTGTGTAG
- the LOC142173560 gene encoding uncharacterized protein LOC142173560 has protein sequence MEYATTQKGYLLYDLIYRVFFVSRDVQFREGIFPFKNKQGNNQSIFIHPNIEDNLFHTTDSITYPTSTGSHIHTTQQEVLTPPEFTQDLTQHTESIHSEILQQTTQHTSTIQSPIIQVSQAVPISLPDQPDIRKSCRGKKPPIWMKDFVSLNVHQDEPYAISKFLAYENLTYRYQAYLTAASNIIEPTFYSEPVKDPRWVDAIKTEIEALQNNHTWDIVSLPEGKIPIWCKWIYKIKYKTSGGVERFKARLVAK, from the coding sequence ATGGAATATGCTACAACTCAAAAAGGATACTTATTATATGATTTAATATATAGAGTATTCTTTGTAAGTAGAGATGTTCAATTTAGGGAAGGTATATTTCCCTTCAAGAACAAGCAAGGCAACAACCAGTCTATATTCATTCACCCCAACATAGAAGACAACTTATTTCATACTACAGATTCAATCACATATCCTACAAGTACTGGAAGCCACATACATACAACTCAACAGGAAGTTCTTACACCACCAGAGTTCACACAAGATCTCACACAACATACTGAATCTATTCATTCAGAAATCTTACAGCAAACTACTCAACATACATCAACCATACAATCACCAATAATTCAAGTATCACAGGCTGTTCCTATTAGTCTTCCAGATCAGCCAGATATCAGAAAGTCATGTAGAGGAAAGAAACCACCTATATGGATGAAAGATTTTGTTTCACTGAATGTTCATCAAGATGAACCTTATGCCATATCAAAATTCCTGGCCTATGAAAATCTAACATATAGATATCAAGCTTATTTGACAGCTGCTTCAAATATTATTGAACCAACCTTCTACTCAGAACCTGTGAAAGATCCTAGGTGGGTTGATGCAATAAAGACTGAGATTGAAGCCTTACAAAACAACCACACTTGGGACATAGTATCATTGCCTGAAGGTAAGATTCCAATATGGTGCAAATGGATTTATAAGATAAAGTACAAAACGTCAGGTGGAGTGGAAAGATTCAAAGCTAGGCTAGTGGCAAAATGA